In one window of Haloimpatiens sp. FM7315 DNA:
- a CDS encoding HAMP domain-containing protein: MCIVISLCFIMVSTSLSKLYTKQQFNKLKVNAEQIKDNLQNNLPLEGIQTGAILVKDNEITPLVKFKMGKIQVMKERILNSKDKEGKVEFPNGESFLYFKYETTLGTIVTFENAASYSQFINIIYIVLIFVFILAVFISIPIFYFLGKIFTKPILELSKISDSIAKGNLEITSTIKTGDEIEELYKSIKNMSSKLKEKNSFQKNL; this comes from the coding sequence ATGTGTATAGTTATTTCTCTTTGTTTTATTATGGTAAGTACTTCCTTATCTAAGTTATACACAAAACAGCAATTTAATAAGCTTAAAGTTAATGCAGAGCAAATAAAAGATAATCTTCAAAACAATCTACCCTTAGAAGGAATTCAAACTGGTGCAATATTAGTAAAAGATAATGAAATCACCCCACTTGTAAAATTTAAAATGGGTAAAATTCAAGTTATGAAGGAAAGAATTTTAAATTCAAAGGACAAAGAAGGTAAGGTAGAATTTCCAAATGGAGAATCCTTTTTATATTTCAAATACGAAACTACCTTAGGAACAATTGTAACTTTTGAAAATGCAGCTTCTTACTCACAATTTATAAATATTATCTATATAGTACTTATCTTTGTATTTATACTAGCGGTTTTTATTTCAATCCCTATCTTTTATTTTTTAGGGAAGATATTTACAAAACCTATTTTAGAGCTAAGTAAAATTTCAGATTCCATTGCAAAAGGAAATCTTGAAATAACCTCAACAATTAAAACCGGAGACGAAATAGAGGAGCTTTATAAAAGTATTAAAAATATGTCCTCAAAATTAAAAGAAAAAAATTCTTTTCAAAAAAATTTATAG
- a CDS encoding sensor histidine kinase has translation MVLDLLEITKLQEGYLKLNKTPVNLKDFLFECANNFKNIADTKNVSIEVTALDEEVLIDKALMFRVMYNFINNSIKFSKENSTIKIISKKI, from the coding sequence ATGGTGCTAGATCTTCTAGAAATAACCAAACTTCAAGAAGGTTATTTAAAACTAAATAAAACCCCTGTAAATTTAAAAGACTTTCTCTTTGAGTGTGCAAATAACTTTAAAAACATAGCTGATACAAAAAATGTTTCCATAGAAGTAACTGCTTTAGATGAAGAAGTTCTTATAGATAAAGCTTTAATGTTCAGAGTTATGTATAATTTTATAAACAATTCTATTAAATTTAGCAAAGAAAATTCAACCATAAAAATAATATCAAAAAAGATATAA
- a CDS encoding ATP-binding protein, whose protein sequence is MSIEDSGIGVSKDNLKDIWNRYYKTNKSGGIGLGLPICKEILELHDFPYGVNSIENKGSSFYFKILTNSKK, encoded by the coding sequence ATTTCTATAGAGGATAGCGGAATTGGAGTTTCTAAGGATAACCTAAAAGACATTTGGAATAGATATTATAAAACTAATAAAAGCGGCGGCATAGGTCTTGGTCTTCCAATTTGTAAAGAAATTTTAGAACTTCACGATTTTCCCTATGGAGTTAACAGCATAGAAAACAAAGGTTCCAGCTTTTATTTTAAAATACTAACTAACTCTAAAAAATAA
- a CDS encoding polysaccharide deacetylase family protein — translation MFSGFTKVKKSEKDLNRPVFKNTLGTKCINPVPVLMYHSVSKDKNGIFNISKDNFEKQMRYLKDNGYNTISLKDAYEIMSKKMNFSKKSIIITFDDGYKDNYENAYPILKKYKLKATIFMVTDFTKHSSYYLNEDELRDLDRNNIDIQSHTTRHQKLDKLTFGEQFHILNKSKICLEKILNKRVEFIAYPFGRYNEDTIRAAEKAGYLMGVTTNLGYIKDGENYYKIHRTCVPGFFNLDMFKMIIN, via the coding sequence TTGTTTAGTGGGTTTACTAAAGTTAAAAAGTCTGAAAAAGACTTAAATAGACCGGTTTTTAAAAATACTTTAGGAACTAAATGCATAAATCCAGTTCCGGTTTTAATGTACCACTCTGTTTCTAAAGATAAGAATGGTATTTTCAATATAAGTAAGGATAATTTCGAAAAACAGATGAGATATTTAAAAGATAATGGTTATAATACCATATCTTTAAAAGATGCTTATGAAATTATGTCAAAGAAAATGAACTTTTCAAAGAAATCTATAATTATAACTTTTGATGATGGGTATAAAGATAATTATGAAAATGCCTATCCTATTTTAAAGAAATATAAGTTAAAGGCAACTATATTTATGGTAACTGATTTTACAAAACACAGTTCCTATTATTTAAATGAGGATGAACTTAGAGATTTGGATAGAAACAATATAGATATACAATCTCATACTACAAGACATCAAAAATTAGACAAGCTCACCTTTGGTGAACAGTTTCATATTTTAAATAAATCTAAAATTTGTTTAGAAAAAATACTAAATAAGAGGGTAGAATTTATAGCTTATCCTTTTGGGAGATATAATGAGGATACAATAAGAGCAGCAGAAAAAGCAGGGTATTTAATGGGGGTTACTACCAATCTTGGCTATATAAAAGATGGGGAGAATTATTATAAAATACATAGAACCTGTGTGCCTGGATTTTTTAACCTAGATATGTTTAAAATGATTATTAATTAA
- the ispF gene encoding 2-C-methyl-D-erythritol 2,4-cyclodiphosphate synthase, which produces MRIGIGYDVHKLVDNRDLIIGGVKIPYEKGLLGHSDADVLTHAIMDSILGAAALGDIGKHFPDNKEEFKGISSLLLLKNVSSLLDANGYKIINIDATLIAQKPKMAPFIESMIKNISSVLNIDKGQINIKATTEEGLGFTGRKEGISAQSICLID; this is translated from the coding sequence ATGAGAATCGGAATAGGTTATGATGTTCACAAACTTGTGGATAATAGAGATTTAATAATTGGCGGGGTTAAAATTCCCTATGAAAAAGGCCTTTTAGGTCACTCTGATGCAGATGTTTTAACTCACGCAATTATGGACAGTATTCTTGGTGCCGCTGCCTTAGGGGATATCGGTAAACATTTCCCAGATAACAAAGAAGAATTTAAAGGCATCTCTAGTCTCCTTTTATTAAAAAACGTAAGCTCTTTACTAGATGCCAATGGATATAAAATTATAAATATAGACGCAACCTTAATTGCTCAAAAGCCGAAGATGGCGCCTTTTATTGAATCCATGATAAAAAACATAAGTTCGGTCCTTAATATCGATAAGGGTCAAATAAATATTAAGGCAACTACTGAGGAGGGTTTAGGCTTCACAGGAAGGAAAGAAGGAATTTCAGCCCAAAGCATTTGTTTAATCGACTAA
- a CDS encoding cold-shock protein yields the protein MKKGTVKWFNKEKGFGFLSVEGENDVFVHFSAIEGDGFKSLEEGQEVEFEIVEGKKGPQAAHVVKL from the coding sequence ATGAAAAAAGGAACAGTTAAATGGTTTAACAAAGAAAAAGGATTTGGATTTTTATCAGTAGAAGGAGAAAATGACGTATTCGTACATTTTTCTGCTATTGAAGGAGACGGATTCAAATCATTAGAAGAAGGTCAAGAAGTTGAATTTGAAATAGTTGAAGGTAAAAAAGGACCTCAAGCTGCTCATGTAGTTAAACTATAA
- a CDS encoding glycosyl hydrolase family 18 protein yields the protein MSIGSRLPVVGVRGSWYKIKLFNEKTAWIAKSVANFRTYGAKKPITSILGYYLTEEATELPSSYDSFITNKSDISEIGLFLFRISKDNPEEIEKFSDFSLEYVKNLVLVGHRNNVKMLATIHNLLYENGGTSLAKELVSKMLSSFKTREKFIENTLKLVKEYDLDGVNIDIEDVYLEDSEKLSMFYKELSSKLKYYGYYVSAALPSRISDKPFNPFSDPFDYGSIGKEVDEAVIMLYNEHGWPGSGPGPVVSIGWMEKVIGYTITKMPREKIVAAVSVFGFDFNLNTKKNKYVTYNMAMDLAKKYNKNIVFDEKTKTPTFSYVDKKGYIHEVWFENTESLKYKIDKAYEMGIKGVALWRLGMEDMGIWSMINRDVIVSRK from the coding sequence ATGTCAATAGGCAGTAGGCTACCTGTAGTGGGGGTTAGAGGTAGCTGGTATAAGATTAAATTGTTTAATGAAAAAACGGCATGGATAGCTAAAAGTGTTGCTAATTTTAGAACTTATGGAGCTAAGAAACCTATAACAAGCATACTTGGGTACTATCTTACAGAAGAAGCAACGGAACTTCCAAGTTCCTATGATTCCTTTATAACAAATAAAAGCGATATTTCTGAAATAGGATTGTTTTTATTTAGAATAAGCAAGGATAATCCAGAAGAAATTGAAAAATTTAGTGATTTTTCTTTGGAGTATGTTAAAAATCTAGTTTTAGTAGGGCATAGAAATAATGTTAAGATGCTGGCTACAATTCATAATTTACTTTATGAAAATGGAGGGACTTCTCTAGCAAAAGAATTAGTTAGCAAAATGCTCTCTAGTTTTAAAACTAGAGAGAAATTTATAGAAAATACTTTAAAATTAGTAAAAGAATACGATTTAGATGGAGTTAATATAGATATTGAAGATGTTTATTTAGAAGATAGTGAAAAATTATCTATGTTTTATAAAGAACTTTCATCAAAACTTAAATATTATGGATATTATGTTTCAGCGGCACTTCCTTCAAGAATAAGTGATAAACCCTTTAATCCTTTCTCAGATCCCTTTGACTATGGATCTATTGGCAAGGAAGTGGATGAGGCTGTTATAATGCTATATAATGAGCATGGATGGCCTGGAAGCGGTCCTGGACCTGTAGTTTCCATTGGCTGGATGGAGAAAGTTATAGGCTATACTATAACAAAAATGCCTAGGGAAAAGATAGTAGCTGCAGTATCTGTGTTTGGGTTTGATTTTAATTTAAATACTAAAAAAAATAAGTACGTAACCTATAATATGGCTATGGATTTAGCGAAAAAGTATAATAAAAACATAGTATTTGATGAAAAAACTAAGACTCCAACTTTTTCTTATGTAGATAAAAAAGGATATATTCATGAGGTTTGGTTTGAAAATACGGAAAGTCTAAAGTATAAAATAGATAAGGCTTATGAAATGGGAATAAAGGGAGTAGCTCTTTGGAGGCTGGGAATGGAAGATATGGGAATCTGGAGCATGATAAATAGAGATGTTATAGTTTCAAGAAAATAA
- a CDS encoding LysM peptidoglycan-binding domain-containing protein encodes MLPVTYIVQPSDTIYSIARKFGTTANKIKEYNNLKNMEISTGQKLYVKAIFYTVQPGDSIYKVAKILNTVEKSIISLNGLTSPNLYIGQPLTIPFYTEVIVKVDNANIRSGPGGMYPVVQKCQ; translated from the coding sequence ATGTTACCTGTTACTTATATTGTGCAACCTTCAGATACTATCTATTCAATAGCTAGAAAATTTGGAACTACAGCAAATAAAATTAAAGAGTATAATAATTTAAAAAACATGGAAATAAGTACGGGACAAAAATTATACGTAAAAGCAATATTTTATACAGTACAGCCAGGAGATTCTATATATAAAGTTGCTAAAATACTTAATACTGTAGAAAAAAGCATAATTTCATTAAATGGTTTAACTAGTCCTAATTTGTATATAGGGCAGCCATTAACTATTCCTTTTTATACAGAAGTTATTGTTAAAGTCGATAATGCAAATATAAGAAGTGGTCCAGGTGGGATGTATCCGGTGGTTCAAAAATGTCAATAG
- a CDS encoding uroporphyrinogen decarboxylase family protein, with protein MKLIDYIKKYDRRLIYPQMGNLSLKLTGYKIFDVYNSAEKQLEVAKAMDDTFGGDFVYPLDYGVIFLEALGVPLLKPEYDFPSTLENPIKNLESLDNLKVLDPYKDGNMPLYLESIKKIATNFEKPLALALVGPFTLASELAGVTHLARCTIKNPEFVSKLMQYTTEVVLNFAKAAVDNGVKFLQISEPTTVILSPKRFDELVTNNLRRIFNSLDAFKILHICGDTTYLINQLIKCGAEGLSIDQIIDMPKYVTKLPKDMVIIGNIDPLNVLYEMNEEDVKNETLKILKSMKNFDNFMLAPGCDCLLDTPTENIKAYMEAGKTKLCDL; from the coding sequence ATGAAATTAATAGACTACATTAAAAAATACGACAGAAGGCTCATTTATCCACAAATGGGTAATCTATCTCTAAAACTTACAGGATATAAGATTTTCGATGTATATAACTCTGCAGAAAAACAACTTGAAGTTGCAAAAGCTATGGATGATACTTTTGGAGGAGATTTTGTTTATCCTTTAGATTATGGGGTTATATTTTTAGAAGCTTTGGGTGTACCTCTTTTAAAACCTGAATACGATTTCCCAAGCACCCTTGAAAATCCAATAAAAAATTTGGAATCTTTGGATAATTTAAAAGTTCTAGATCCATACAAAGACGGTAACATGCCTCTTTACTTAGAATCTATAAAAAAAATTGCAACTAATTTTGAAAAGCCCTTGGCTCTAGCTTTAGTAGGCCCTTTTACATTAGCTTCAGAGCTTGCAGGGGTCACGCATTTAGCACGCTGTACTATTAAAAATCCTGAATTTGTATCTAAATTAATGCAGTACACAACGGAAGTAGTATTAAATTTTGCAAAGGCAGCTGTAGATAATGGTGTAAAATTCTTGCAAATTTCGGAACCTACAACGGTTATACTATCTCCTAAAAGATTTGATGAACTAGTTACTAATAATTTAAGAAGAATTTTCAATAGCCTAGATGCTTTTAAAATATTACACATATGCGGCGATACTACTTACCTCATTAATCAGCTCATAAAATGTGGTGCAGAAGGACTTAGTATAGATCAAATTATTGACATGCCAAAATATGTAACTAAGCTTCCAAAAGATATGGTTATAATCGGCAATATTGATCCCTTAAATGTACTATATGAAATGAATGAAGAAGATGTAAAAAATGAAACTTTAAAAATACTAAAAAGTATGAAGAACTTTGATAATTTTATGTTAGCTCCAGGTTGTGATTGTCTTTTAGATACACCTACTGAAAATATAAAAGCCTACATGGAAGCCGGAAAAACTAAATTATGTGATTTATAA
- a CDS encoding ABC transporter substrate-binding protein has translation MKKRKNLSLFLSLVITLSLCLGLIGCSKSNTNTSNKDASEKKDFKGTEITALLPPWYKFSDEMLKDFEKETGIKVKLEIMEWDSLVDKVLTSCASGVAPADVTEFSWDWVSKFGKAKWYEPLNKYFDKESLKDITTKDIFKYKDDYLAIPIYNDFRLTYLNTAYFKKAGITENPKNIDELLKAAITMKEKGVVKYPITIPFSATAGTTTPWFLMTKAYGGDLFDENFKPLFLDKDSAGYKAMDFLIKGLKDYKIIDPASVGMQGTDVVESFKNGNSAIDLAGWAGNVSSYTNPKESKIADTLEVIQVPGLNGKSRTYGLHEAIGIPAASTKKDAAAEFIKWLNKPEVVKKLFIELGIFPNHQSTMRPVDKREEIIWWRGHIKGNAYN, from the coding sequence GTGAAAAAAAGAAAAAACCTTTCTCTATTTTTAAGCTTAGTTATAACCTTGTCTTTGTGCTTGGGACTTATTGGATGTAGTAAATCTAATACTAATACATCCAATAAAGATGCCTCAGAGAAAAAAGATTTTAAAGGAACAGAAATCACTGCTTTACTACCACCATGGTATAAATTCTCAGATGAAATGCTAAAAGATTTTGAAAAAGAAACAGGAATTAAAGTTAAACTTGAAATAATGGAGTGGGATAGTTTAGTAGATAAAGTCCTCACATCTTGCGCCTCAGGCGTTGCCCCAGCAGATGTTACAGAATTTTCTTGGGACTGGGTTTCAAAATTTGGAAAGGCTAAATGGTATGAACCTTTAAACAAATATTTTGATAAAGAATCTCTAAAAGATATTACTACGAAAGATATATTTAAATATAAGGATGATTATCTTGCAATACCTATATATAATGATTTTAGATTGACATATTTAAACACTGCTTATTTTAAAAAAGCAGGAATCACTGAAAACCCTAAAAACATTGATGAACTTTTAAAAGCCGCCATTACAATGAAAGAAAAAGGAGTAGTGAAATACCCAATTACCATACCATTTTCAGCAACTGCTGGAACCACTACACCTTGGTTTTTAATGACTAAAGCCTATGGTGGAGATTTATTTGACGAAAACTTTAAACCACTTTTTCTAGATAAAGATTCAGCTGGCTACAAAGCAATGGATTTTCTAATTAAGGGATTAAAAGATTATAAGATAATTGACCCAGCTTCTGTAGGAATGCAGGGAACTGATGTAGTAGAGAGCTTTAAAAACGGAAATTCAGCAATTGATCTAGCAGGTTGGGCTGGAAATGTGTCTAGTTACACAAATCCTAAAGAATCAAAAATTGCAGATACCCTTGAAGTAATTCAAGTTCCTGGATTAAACGGAAAAAGCAGGACTTATGGTCTTCATGAAGCTATAGGCATTCCAGCTGCATCTACTAAAAAGGATGCCGCAGCGGAATTTATAAAATGGCTAAACAAGCCGGAAGTTGTTAAAAAATTATTCATTGAACTTGGAATATTTCCAAATCACCAAAGCACAATGAGACCAGTTGATAAAAGAGAAGAAATTATATGGTGGAGAGGCCATATCAAAGGCAATGCCTACAATTGA
- a CDS encoding carbohydrate ABC transporter permease codes for MKRKFNFLPYLMIAPLFLIMIIFIFYPLSITFIDSFKSINLLKPQELGFVGIDNYLDLFKDMEVLKAFKNSFLYYIFAVTFELLGGLLIALILKNKFKGRGIILAILVLPFALPPVVNGVIWKWIYHPNYGLLNDLLLKLGVIGTNQVWLGKTNLSLFLIALVHVWKMMPLSALILLAQLQTIPKELYEAASIDGCNKFNCFRYITLKELKPAILIALSQATIGAFQLFDEIFVLTGTDLDTRSILIETYLIAFRKLKFSLGMALSLIITIVSVLIIYFYKNTGKGCASK; via the coding sequence TTGAAAAGAAAATTTAATTTTCTACCTTACTTAATGATTGCACCTTTATTTCTTATTATGATAATATTCATTTTCTATCCTTTGTCTATAACTTTTATAGACAGTTTTAAATCTATAAATCTTTTAAAACCTCAAGAATTAGGATTTGTTGGCATAGACAATTATTTAGATTTATTTAAGGATATGGAAGTCTTAAAGGCTTTTAAAAACAGCTTTTTATATTATATATTTGCTGTAACTTTTGAACTTTTAGGAGGATTGTTAATAGCTTTAATTTTAAAAAATAAATTCAAAGGAAGAGGTATAATTCTTGCAATTCTTGTGCTTCCCTTTGCCCTTCCACCTGTTGTGAACGGCGTTATATGGAAATGGATTTACCACCCAAATTACGGACTTTTAAATGATTTACTACTTAAACTAGGAGTTATAGGTACTAACCAGGTATGGCTTGGAAAGACCAATCTATCTCTATTTTTAATTGCCCTAGTTCATGTATGGAAAATGATGCCTCTATCCGCTTTAATATTATTAGCCCAGCTTCAAACTATTCCAAAAGAACTTTATGAAGCCGCAAGCATTGATGGATGCAATAAATTTAATTGTTTTAGATATATTACTTTAAAAGAACTAAAGCCCGCCATTCTTATAGCTTTATCACAAGCAACTATAGGCGCCTTCCAATTATTTGATGAAATATTTGTTTTAACTGGTACAGATTTAGATACTAGATCTATTTTAATTGAAACATATCTTATAGCTTTTAGAAAACTTAAATTTAGCTTAGGTATGGCATTATCTTTAATAATTACAATTGTATCTGTTTTAATTATATATTTTTACAAGAACACGGGGAAAGGGTGTGCTTCTAAGTGA
- a CDS encoding carbohydrate ABC transporter permease: MTTSIKYLPLPINFDNYKKILGMDSSNLSLWDEFKRCAINSIVTCGLSTIIIVFLAIISGYAFARLEFKGKNLLFGILIGTLALPVYSVIIPLYRIIINMGLLDTKTGIILIYTAAFSPLALWMMRSFFNTIPVELEEAALVDGASKTKALITVLPLILPGIISTSIITFLSTWSQFILPLIITPLENKPLTVLLTQFVGKSSVDYGLISAAGILTILPAILIVIFSNKHLVNGLMSGSIK; this comes from the coding sequence ATGACAACTTCAATTAAATACCTTCCGCTGCCCATTAATTTTGATAATTATAAAAAAATTCTAGGAATGGATTCATCAAACCTTTCTTTGTGGGATGAATTTAAAAGATGTGCAATTAACAGTATAGTGACTTGTGGTTTAAGCACAATTATAATAGTTTTCCTTGCAATTATATCTGGTTATGCCTTTGCAAGATTAGAATTCAAAGGAAAAAACTTATTGTTTGGTATATTAATTGGTACACTGGCTTTACCTGTTTATTCTGTTATTATACCCTTGTACAGAATTATAATTAACATGGGCTTACTTGATACCAAAACAGGGATTATACTTATTTACACTGCTGCATTTTCTCCTTTAGCTTTATGGATGATGCGTAGCTTCTTTAACACTATTCCTGTAGAACTTGAGGAAGCTGCCTTAGTTGACGGTGCTTCAAAAACCAAAGCTCTAATAACTGTACTTCCTTTAATTTTGCCTGGAATAATTTCAACTTCCATAATTACTTTTTTAAGCACTTGGAGTCAATTTATTCTTCCACTAATAATTACGCCCTTAGAAAACAAACCTCTAACTGTACTATTAACACAATTTGTTGGAAAATCTTCTGTTGACTATGGTTTAATTTCTGCAGCAGGAATACTTACAATTCTACCTGCCATCTTAATTGTGATTTTTTCAAATAAGCATCTTGTTAATGGTTTAATGTCAGGGTCTATAAAATAA
- a CDS encoding MATE family efflux transporter: MESLFWQLSAIILTRIMLKYGNTVFAAYQLGLQAESISFMPAAAFGVASTTFIGQCIGARDEKLGRKYLGEIMKGSMIISVFTTILLVFLPHGMLRMLTDKENIIVLGVKYLIIMGIVQIPQNASGVLNGALRGAGYTKVPMIVSGIGLWCIRIPASLICAYVLNIDIVFVWVAMGIDLAIRFLISLTIYKSKNIYSTETIV, from the coding sequence ATGGAATCTTTATTTTGGCAGTTATCAGCCATAATATTAACAAGAATAATGTTAAAATACGGAAATACAGTTTTCGCAGCTTATCAGTTAGGTCTTCAAGCGGAGTCTATTTCATTTATGCCAGCTGCAGCTTTTGGTGTTGCTTCCACGACCTTTATAGGGCAATGTATAGGCGCAAGAGATGAAAAGCTTGGGCGTAAATATTTAGGTGAAATAATGAAAGGTTCTATGATTATATCAGTTTTTACAACTATTTTATTGGTGTTTTTACCTCATGGAATGTTAAGGATGCTGACTGACAAGGAAAATATAATAGTTTTAGGAGTGAAATACCTTATAATAATGGGCATTGTTCAAATACCTCAAAACGCTTCAGGTGTTTTAAATGGTGCTTTAAGAGGCGCAGGATACACTAAAGTGCCTATGATTGTATCTGGTATAGGGCTTTGGTGCATTAGAATACCTGCTTCTTTAATATGTGCGTACGTTCTAAATATAGACATAGTATTTGTATGGGTAGCAATGGGAATTGATTTAGCCATTAGATTTTTAATTAGCTTAACTATATATAAATCAAAAAATATATATAGTACGGAAACAATAGTATAA
- a CDS encoding MATE family efflux transporter: MEICEEKIEKKQIRRRILNLILPITLENILEMSVGLFSMAMVGRLGEVAISSIGIGARVANIVWAIFKGITIGAGVFVAQAYGAKKMNKLKKVTQQTIISSLILVTIIQQFIFWNARAILKTLFKPEEVLLNNATQYLKIVSFGLPFLAIMLISIAVLQSMGDAKTPLFMALIMNVFNISLGFIFIFGKFGFPKLGLKGAALATVCTQFIGACIAFYIFFRKMEF; this comes from the coding sequence TTGGAGATATGTGAAGAAAAGATTGAAAAGAAACAAATAAGAAGAAGAATTTTAAATTTAATTTTACCAATTACCTTAGAAAACATTTTAGAAATGTCTGTAGGACTTTTTTCAATGGCAATGGTTGGAAGGCTTGGGGAAGTTGCAATAAGCTCTATAGGAATAGGCGCTAGGGTTGCAAATATTGTATGGGCTATTTTTAAAGGAATAACTATAGGGGCAGGGGTATTTGTAGCTCAAGCTTATGGTGCGAAAAAAATGAATAAGCTTAAAAAAGTTACTCAACAAACCATAATATCTTCATTGATTTTAGTTACTATAATACAGCAATTTATATTTTGGAATGCAAGAGCTATTTTAAAAACGCTTTTTAAGCCAGAAGAAGTGCTTTTAAATAATGCAACTCAATACTTGAAAATTGTTTCCTTTGGTCTTCCATTTTTAGCAATTATGCTTATATCAATAGCTGTTCTTCAAAGCATGGGAGATGCTAAAACTCCTTTGTTTATGGCTTTAATTATGAATGTTTTTAATATAAGTTTAGGATTTATATTTATATTTGGAAAATTTGGTTTCCCTAAATTAGGATTAAAAGGGGCAGCACTAGCAACTGTATGCACACAGTTTATTGGAGCTTGCATTGCATTTTATATATTCTTTAGAAAAATGGAATTTTAA
- a CDS encoding DMT family transporter: protein MYSFFRNLKGITKKDLIGGTVVGLFLFLGFAFQTVGLQYTTAGKQAFLTATYVVIVPFLYFAFTKKSPDKYSVAAAFLALFGISMLTLQGKFSMGLGDVLTLFCALFFAAQIIAIDLYTKTIKPIVLTVIQMAVATVLSFICALIFEPKMQALDLRGTFSIIYLGVFSTLIAFLIQNIAQKYTSSTHAAIILSLESFFGCLCAVIFLGDKLTNKMIIGCIMIFIAIITAETKLDFLKKFLRNKDENLQVNKNH, encoded by the coding sequence GTGTATAGTTTTTTTAGAAATCTAAAGGGGATTACAAAGAAAGATTTAATAGGTGGCACTGTAGTTGGTTTATTTTTGTTTTTAGGCTTTGCCTTTCAGACAGTAGGTCTTCAGTACACAACGGCAGGTAAACAAGCTTTCCTTACAGCTACTTATGTTGTAATAGTTCCTTTTTTATACTTTGCTTTTACTAAAAAATCTCCAGATAAATATTCCGTTGCAGCAGCTTTTTTAGCGCTTTTTGGAATATCTATGCTTACTTTGCAGGGAAAGTTTAGTATGGGTCTTGGAGATGTACTTACACTTTTTTGTGCTCTATTTTTTGCAGCACAGATAATAGCCATAGATTTATATACAAAAACCATAAAACCTATAGTCCTTACGGTTATTCAAATGGCCGTAGCTACAGTGCTATCTTTTATATGTGCTCTTATATTTGAGCCTAAAATGCAAGCTTTAGACTTAAGGGGAACTTTTTCTATAATTTATTTAGGGGTATTTAGTACATTAATAGCTTTTCTAATTCAAAATATTGCACAGAAGTATACATCATCAACACATGCAGCTATAATTTTATCTTTAGAGTCTTTTTTTGGATGTTTATGTGCAGTAATTTTTCTTGGGGACAAACTTACTAATAAAATGATAATAGGGTGCATTATGATATTTATAGCTATAATTACGGCTGAAACAAAGTTGGATTTTCTCAAAAAGTTTTTGAGAAATAAGGATGAAAATTTGCAAGTAAATAAAAATCACTAA